The following are encoded together in the Enterobacteriaceae endosymbiont of Plateumaris sericea genome:
- the lgt gene encoding prolipoprotein diacylglyceryl transferase, with the protein MNIKYLFFPKINPIAITIGKIDIYWYSLMYVISFLFIINISKLKFYHSSNWTNKENENLFYLSFIGLLLGGRIGYILFYNLKYFLINPISLIKFKEGGMSFHGGLIGAILVIFTYSIFYKKKFLELTDFITPLIPFGLGMGRIGNFINGELWGRVTISIPWAMLFPNSTQSDLIYIQNHKNFINLFIKYGNLPRHPSQIYEFFLEGIVLFIILNINYSKNKLLGYNTSMFLLFYGMLRIFVEFFREPDIQLGFFYNYITMGQILSFPMVFIGLIMLYYAIYKKFN; encoded by the coding sequence ATGAACATAAAATATTTATTTTTTCCAAAAATTAATCCAATTGCTATTACAATAGGTAAAATTGATATTTATTGGTATAGTTTAATGTATGTAATTAGTTTTTTATTTATAATAAATATATCAAAACTAAAATTTTATCATAGTTCAAATTGGACAAATAAAGAAAATGAAAATTTATTTTATTTATCTTTTATTGGTCTTTTATTAGGTGGTAGAATAGGATATATATTATTTTATAATTTAAAATATTTTTTAATTAATCCTATATCATTGATTAAATTTAAAGAAGGAGGTATGTCTTTTCATGGAGGATTAATTGGTGCTATTTTAGTTATTTTTACATATTCTATCTTTTATAAAAAAAAATTTTTAGAATTAACAGATTTTATTACTCCGTTAATTCCTTTTGGATTAGGTATGGGAAGAATAGGAAATTTTATTAATGGTGAATTATGGGGAAGAGTTACTATTAGTATTCCATGGGCGATGTTATTTCCTAATTCAACCCAATCAGATTTAATTTATATTCAAAATCATAAAAATTTTATAAACTTATTTATAAAATATGGTAATTTACCTAGACATCCATCACAAATTTATGAATTTTTTTTAGAAGGAATAGTATTATTTATTATTTTAAATATAAATTATTCTAAAAATAAACTATTAGGTTATAATACTAGTATGTTTTTATTATTTTATGGTATGTTACGTATTTTTGTAGAATTTTTTAGAGAACCTGACATACAATTAGGTTTTTTTTATAATTATATAACTATGGGTCAAATATTATCTTTTCCAATGGTATTTATAGGATTAATCATGTTATATTATGCTATATATAAAAAATTTAATTAA
- a CDS encoding MutH/Sau3AI family endonuclease — translation MNINRIFSNNINSEKILFLRASLITGHYLINIAKWLNYNIPVNLNKDKGWIGKLIELYLLGIKPKNTFNQDIPQIGIEIKTIPIDEQGNIINDTFICSFPLINKKIFIWNKSKLYNKLSKILWIPIITKNKNTPLGMRLIGKPIIWKPSKKDYKNLYNDWVGLITLFISGNIENINYYNGTILVVKTKSKKNKFIKIINKDKNIILTTPRAFYFKKKFTKLLFMNS, via the coding sequence ATGAATATAAATAGAATTTTTTCTAATAATATTAATAGTGAAAAAATATTATTTTTAAGAGCATCATTAATAACAGGTCATTATTTAATAAATATTGCAAAATGGTTAAATTATAATATTCCAGTTAATTTAAATAAAGATAAAGGATGGATAGGTAAATTAATTGAATTATATTTATTAGGTATTAAACCAAAAAACACATTTAATCAAGATATACCTCAAATAGGCATAGAAATTAAAACTATTCCTATAGATGAACAAGGAAATATTATTAATGATACTTTTATATGTTCTTTTCCTTTAATAAATAAAAAAATTTTTATTTGGAATAAAAGTAAATTATATAATAAATTATCTAAAATTTTATGGATACCTATTATAACAAAAAATAAAAATACTCCTTTGGGAATGAGATTAATAGGTAAACCAATTATATGGAAACCTTCAAAAAAAGATTATAAAAACTTATATAATGATTGGGTTGGATTAATAACATTATTTATTTCTGGTAATATTGAAAATATAAATTATTATAATGGTACTATTTTAGTAGTAAAAACAAAATCTAAAAAAAATAAATTTATTAAAATTATAAATAAAGATAAAAATATTATTTTGACTACACCTAGAGCTTTTTATTTTAAAAAAAAATTTACAAAGTTATTATTTATGAATTCATAA
- the lysA gene encoding diaminopimelate decarboxylase, with translation MTQIFDIYHNKNSFLTKTIFSIIKKYNSPIWLYCAETIKKRILQLKKFDTIRFAQKACSNINILKLMRKEGVKVDAVSLGEIERALAAGYNSKNKDDIIFTADIFEYNTLKRIIDLNLTVNVGSIDMLHQLGKLSKKNHNIWLRINPGFGHGHSKKTNTGGENSKHGIWHTDLKKSIEIINQYNLKLIGIHIHIGSGVNYSHLKKVCNAMTEYVLKPYLPKIRIISAGGGLSIPYRLYDKSVDTKHYFKLWNNTRNIINNHLQKKIKLEIEPGRFLVAESGILICQICAIKKIKEKRFILVDVGFNDFMRPAMYGSYHYISVISSKGIDMSYLPKIEAIVAGPLCEAGDIFTQSDKGEITFCLLPYVNVGDYLIFHDTGAYGASMSSYYNSRPLIPEILIENGIPREIRRHQKIQELINLEIY, from the coding sequence ATGACACAAATATTTGATATTTATCATAATAAAAATAGTTTTTTAACAAAAACTATATTTTCTATTATAAAAAAATATAATTCTCCAATTTGGTTGTATTGTGCAGAAACTATAAAAAAACGTATTTTACAATTGAAAAAATTTGATACAATTAGATTTGCTCAAAAAGCATGTTCTAATATTAATATATTAAAATTAATGAGAAAAGAAGGTGTAAAAGTAGATGCAGTATCTTTAGGAGAAATAGAAAGAGCATTAGCAGCTGGTTATAATAGTAAAAATAAAGATGATATTATTTTTACAGCAGATATTTTTGAATATAACACGTTAAAACGTATTATAGATTTAAATCTTACTGTTAATGTTGGTTCAATAGATATGTTACATCAATTAGGTAAATTATCTAAAAAAAATCACAATATTTGGTTACGTATCAATCCTGGATTTGGACATGGACATAGTAAAAAAACTAATACTGGAGGTGAAAATAGTAAACATGGTATATGGCATACAGACTTAAAAAAGTCAATTGAAATTATAAATCAATATAATTTAAAGTTAATAGGAATACATATACATATAGGTTCAGGTGTTAATTATTCTCATTTAAAAAAAGTATGTAATGCTATGACTGAGTATGTATTAAAACCTTATCTTCCTAAAATTAGGATAATATCTGCAGGTGGTGGTTTATCTATTCCTTATAGATTATATGATAAAAGTGTTGATACAAAACACTATTTTAAATTATGGAATAATACACGTAATATTATTAATAATCATTTACAAAAAAAAATAAAATTAGAAATTGAACCTGGTAGATTTTTAGTAGCAGAATCAGGAATATTAATTTGCCAAATATGTGCTATAAAAAAAATAAAAGAAAAACGATTTATTTTAGTTGATGTTGGTTTTAATGATTTTATGAGGCCTGCAATGTATGGAAGTTATCATTATATATCTGTAATTTCTTCAAAAGGTATAGATATGTCATATTTACCAAAAATAGAAGCTATAGTTGCAGGTCCTTTATGTGAAGCAGGAGATATATTTACACAGTCAGATAAAGGAGAAATAACATTTTGTTTATTACCATATGTTAATGTTGGAGATTATTTAATTTTTCATGATACAGGTGCTTATGGAGCATCTATGTCATCTTATTATAATAGTAGACCTTTAATACCAGAAATATTAATAGAAAATGGTATTCCAAGAGAAATTCGTCGTCATCAAAAAATACAGGAATTAATTAATTTAGAAATATATTAA
- a CDS encoding 5-formyltetrahydrofolate cyclo-ligase — MHKKILQRIKIRNKYKKLRKNISIINKNILDNIITNKILNFISFKKNQNIGLFISSLGEINTNLLINKLWLQNKIVYVPIIDPFFEGKLFFSKYTSNTILKFNKFNILEPNIQKESLFLIDILDIIIIPIVSFNSDRYRLGMGGGYYDRLLINKSNNILPIGIAYDCQLNNEFPICNWDISLPVIITQSKIWL; from the coding sequence ATGCATAAAAAAATACTTCAACGAATAAAAATTCGTAATAAATATAAAAAATTAAGAAAAAATATTTCTATTATAAATAAAAATATATTAGATAATATTATTACTAATAAAATATTAAATTTTATTTCATTTAAAAAAAATCAAAATATAGGATTATTTATTTCTTCTTTAGGAGAAATAAATACAAATTTATTAATTAATAAATTATGGTTGCAAAATAAAATAGTTTATGTCCCTATTATAGATCCATTTTTTGAAGGAAAATTATTCTTTTCTAAATATACTTCTAATACAATCTTAAAATTTAATAAATTTAATATATTAGAACCTAATATACAAAAAGAATCTTTATTTTTAATAGATATATTAGATATAATAATAATTCCTATTGTATCATTTAATTCAGATCGTTATAGATTAGGTATGGGTGGTGGATATTATGATAGATTATTAATCAATAAATCAAATAATATTTTACCTATCGGTATAGCTTATGATTGTCAATTAAATAATGAATTTCCTATTTGTAATTGGGATATTTCATTACCAGTAATTATTACACAATCTAAAATATGGTTATAA
- a CDS encoding HPr family phosphocarrier protein: MFQKEIIINNVHGLHIRPAALFVKEAKSFISDITITSNGKTVNAKSLFKIQTLGMTKGTSIILTAYGKDEKEAIEHLIKIIKKL; this comes from the coding sequence ATGTTTCAAAAAGAAATTATTATTAATAATGTTCATGGTTTACATATTCGTCCAGCAGCATTATTTGTAAAAGAAGCTAAATCTTTTATTTCAGATATAACAATTACATCTAATGGAAAAACAGTTAATGCTAAAAGTTTATTTAAAATACAAACATTAGGAATGACTAAAGGAACTTCAATTATTTTGACAGCTTATGGAAAAGATGAAAAAGAAGCAATAGAACATTTAATAAAAATTATTAAAAAATTATAA
- the ptsI gene encoding phosphoenolpyruvate-protein phosphotransferase PtsI yields MISGILASPGIAFGKAFLLKVDNIIINHNKIVNNQIELEIKKFFDGQKKSIEQLKLIKNTSIKKFNNEKESIFEGHIILLQDEEMIKEVISLIKNNFLSADAAVNYVIKSQIQLLENLKDEYLKSRIIDIKDIGSRLIKNILGINIINLNEIKDKVILIAKDLTPSETAQLNLQKILGFITDFGSQTSHTAIIARSLEIPAIVGTGNITSKVKTNDYLILDSINNNIYINPTNQIINKIKLIYNKYIIEKNKLIKLSNLPAVTKDNIKIKICANISSLKDLNNAKKNGAEGIGLYRTEFLFMNRNSLPSEEEQFHAYKIVAKSMYGKSIIIRTMDIGGDKDIPYMNLPKENNPFLGWRAIRITMDRKEILHTQLRAILRASVFGKLCIMFPMIISIEEVYFLKDELNFLKKQLQNEKKDFNKNIPVGIMVETPASAIISKYLAKEIDFFSIGTNDLTQYTLAVDRGNDLISHLYKPISPSIFYLIKKVIDASHSEGKWTGMCGELASDERAIPILLGMGLDEFSMSSTFIPKIKNIIRNIEMNKAKILADNILLQPTIKDINNLIYEFNK; encoded by the coding sequence ATGATTTCAGGAATTTTAGCTTCTCCTGGTATTGCTTTTGGTAAAGCATTTTTATTAAAAGTAGATAATATTATTATTAATCATAATAAAATTGTGAATAATCAAATAGAATTAGAAATTAAAAAATTTTTTGATGGACAAAAAAAATCAATAGAACAACTTAAATTAATTAAAAACACATCAATTAAAAAATTTAATAATGAAAAAGAATCTATATTTGAAGGACATATTATACTTTTACAAGATGAAGAAATGATTAAAGAAGTTATTTCATTAATAAAAAATAATTTTTTATCAGCTGATGCTGCTGTAAATTATGTAATAAAATCTCAAATACAATTATTAGAAAATCTTAAAGATGAATATTTAAAATCTAGAATAATTGATATTAAAGATATTGGTAGTCGTCTAATAAAAAATATTTTAGGTATCAATATTATTAATTTAAATGAAATAAAAGATAAAGTAATTTTAATTGCAAAAGATCTTACACCATCAGAAACAGCTCAATTAAATTTACAAAAAATTTTAGGATTTATTACAGATTTTGGTAGTCAAACTTCTCATACAGCAATAATAGCTCGTTCTTTAGAAATACCGGCTATTGTAGGTACAGGAAATATTACTAGTAAAGTAAAAACAAATGATTATCTAATATTAGATAGTATTAATAATAATATATATATAAATCCTACAAATCAAATAATCAATAAAATTAAATTAATATATAATAAATATATTATTGAAAAAAATAAATTAATAAAATTAAGTAATTTACCAGCTGTAACTAAAGATAATATTAAGATTAAAATATGTGCTAATATTAGTTCATTAAAAGATTTAAATAATGCAAAAAAAAATGGTGCTGAAGGTATTGGTTTATATCGTACAGAATTTTTATTTATGAATCGTAATTCTTTACCTTCAGAAGAAGAACAGTTTCATGCTTATAAAATAGTAGCAAAAAGTATGTATGGTAAATCTATTATTATTCGTACTATGGATATAGGAGGTGATAAAGATATTCCTTATATGAATTTACCTAAAGAAAATAATCCTTTTTTAGGATGGAGAGCTATTAGAATAACTATGGATCGTAAAGAAATATTACATACACAATTGAGAGCTATTTTACGAGCATCAGTATTTGGAAAATTATGTATTATGTTTCCAATGATTATTTCTATTGAAGAAGTTTATTTTTTAAAAGATGAATTAAATTTTTTAAAAAAACAACTTCAAAATGAAAAAAAGGATTTTAATAAAAATATTCCAGTAGGAATTATGGTAGAAACTCCTGCATCTGCTATTATTTCTAAATATTTAGCAAAAGAAATTGATTTTTTTAGTATAGGTACAAATGATTTAACTCAATATACATTAGCTGTAGATCGTGGTAATGATTTAATTTCTCATTTATATAAACCTATATCTCCATCTATTTTTTATTTAATTAAAAAAGTTATTGATGCATCACATTCAGAAGGAAAATGGACTGGTATGTGTGGTGAGTTAGCTAGTGATGAACGTGCTATTCCAATTTTATTGGGTATGGGTTTAGATGAATTCAGTATGAGTTCAACATTTATTCCTAAAATAAAAAATATTATTAGAAATATAGAAATGAATAAAGCAAAAATTTTAGCAGATAATATCTTATTACAACCTACTATTAAAGATATTAATAATCTTATATATGAATTTAATAAATAA
- the crr gene encoding PTS glucose transporter subunit IIA codes for MNFFSDIFQKIKKKIIKETTTIKVLAPISGEIVDITTVPDSVFSDKIIGDGIAINPTGSFLVSPIDGRIGKIFDTNHAFSIISNNEIELFVHFGIDTINLKGKGFKRIFNLKETNIIKKGDIIIELDLDYLIKTAKSILTPVVISNIEDIKEIKKYSGKVIAGIDPVLKITK; via the coding sequence ATGAATTTTTTTTCTGATATTTTTCAAAAAATAAAAAAAAAAATAATTAAAGAAACTACTACTATTAAAGTTTTAGCACCTATTTCTGGAGAAATAGTTGATATAACTACTGTTCCAGATTCTGTGTTTTCCGATAAAATTATAGGTGATGGGATTGCAATTAATCCTACAGGTAGTTTTCTTGTATCTCCAATAGATGGAAGAATTGGAAAAATTTTTGATACTAATCATGCTTTTTCTATTATATCAAATAATGAAATAGAATTATTTGTACATTTTGGTATTGATACAATTAATTTAAAAGGAAAAGGATTTAAACGTATATTTAATTTAAAAGAAACAAATATAATTAAAAAAGGAGACATAATTATTGAATTAGATTTGGATTATTTAATAAAAACAGCAAAATCAATACTAACTCCTGTTGTAATTTCTAATATTGAAGATATTAAAGAAATAAAAAAATATTCTGGTAAAGTTATTGCGGGTATTGATCCAGTACTTAAAATAACTAAATAA
- a CDS encoding YebC/PmpR family DNA-binding transcriptional regulator: MAGHSKWSNMRYRKASQDIKKDKIFTKIARELNTASKLGGTIDPQYNPKLRLVIEKGLSYNMNRSTMEKILFRKLNKKKISQVNITNISYEGYGPGNIALMINCTTNNKNRTVSVIRNTFNKIGYRLGNSGTVSYMFKKKFKISFFHKNNLDNIMDIAEKLQAEDIIFNNEIIDVIFNEEKYKIILLEIKKILIKPVKFKFTMIPVIKKNIDILTKNKLLNFLNLLKLNNDIQEIYHNANI; encoded by the coding sequence ATGGCTGGACATAGTAAATGGTCTAATATGCGTTATCGTAAAGCATCACAAGATATAAAAAAAGATAAAATTTTTACTAAAATTGCTAGAGAATTAAATACTGCTAGTAAGTTAGGTGGAACAATTGATCCACAATATAATCCTAAATTACGTTTAGTTATAGAAAAAGGTTTATCATATAATATGAATAGATCTACAATGGAAAAAATATTATTTAGGAAATTAAATAAAAAAAAAATATCACAAGTTAATATAACAAATATTTCTTATGAAGGTTATGGTCCTGGAAATATTGCATTAATGATCAATTGTACTACAAACAATAAAAATAGAACTGTTTCTGTAATAAGAAATACTTTTAATAAAATAGGATATCGTCTAGGAAATAGTGGTACTGTTTCTTATATGTTTAAAAAAAAATTTAAAATATCATTTTTTCATAAAAATAATTTAGATAATATTATGGATATTGCTGAAAAATTACAAGCTGAAGATATTATTTTTAATAATGAAATAATTGATGTTATTTTTAATGAAGAAAAATATAAAATTATATTATTAGAAATAAAAAAAATCTTAATTAAACCAGTTAAATTTAAATTTACTATGATTCCTGTAATTAAAAAAAACATTGATATATTAACAAAAAATAAATTATTAAATTTTTTAAATTTATTAAAATTAAATAATGATATACAAGAAATTTATCATAATGCTAATATTTAA
- the aspS gene encoding aspartate--tRNA ligase, protein MKNRIYCGEINTTHINQEIILYGWIDNYINLGKLIFINLRDREGIIQIIFTSSNKTIFKLASTLRNDFCVKIIGKVVKRINKNLNLPTGKIEIIASNLFIINKSKSLPINNNILNTEEIRLKYRYIDLRQFKMLKIIKNRSIITSIIRSFLEKHKFLNIETPILTKSTPEGSRDYLVPSRIHKKKFYALPQSPQIFKQLLMIAGLDRYYQIAKCFRDEDLRSDRQPEFTQIDIEVSFLNFDDFKNLIEKMLCYLWKNIINITLKKFSIITFHDAMNNYGTDKPDLRNPLKLIDLTNLFIKKNNKINNIFNRIVSICVENKYIKNINNEILNNYKLYINKYGTNDLNILKVKNHNLINFLNKNNQSKFLINDQMSKNIILRNQANNNDLIFLGTEKINGTLSSMGILREKLSIDFNLIKKNTWFPLWIINFPLFKKDKIGKLIPMHHPFTSPIKFNINDLKNNPENIISDSYDIVINGYEIGSGSGRIYDYKIQQIIFDILKINRQIQEKDFGFFLEALKFGTPPHRGIALGLDRLVMLLSNTNNIRDVIAFPKTTSGACLMTQSPNFINKNILKELGLLCITDK, encoded by the coding sequence ATGAAAAATAGAATTTATTGTGGAGAAATTAATACAACACATATAAATCAAGAAATAATACTTTATGGTTGGATAGATAATTATATAAATTTAGGTAAATTAATCTTCATTAATTTAAGAGATCGAGAAGGAATTATACAAATTATTTTTACATCTTCAAATAAAACAATTTTTAAATTAGCTTCAACATTACGTAATGATTTTTGTGTTAAAATAATAGGTAAAGTAGTAAAAAGAATAAATAAAAATTTAAATTTACCAACAGGAAAAATAGAAATAATAGCATCTAATTTATTTATTATAAATAAATCAAAATCATTACCTATTAATAATAATATTTTAAATACAGAAGAAATTAGATTAAAATATAGATATATAGATCTTAGACAATTTAAAATGTTAAAAATAATTAAAAATAGATCAATTATTACAAGTATTATTAGATCTTTTTTAGAAAAACATAAATTTTTAAATATTGAAACACCAATTTTAACAAAATCAACTCCAGAAGGATCTAGAGATTATTTAGTTCCTAGTCGTATACATAAAAAAAAATTTTATGCATTACCACAATCTCCTCAAATTTTTAAACAATTATTAATGATTGCTGGATTAGATCGTTATTATCAAATTGCTAAATGTTTTCGTGATGAAGATTTAAGATCAGATCGTCAACCAGAATTTACTCAAATTGATATAGAAGTTTCTTTTTTAAATTTTGATGATTTTAAAAATTTAATAGAAAAAATGTTATGTTATTTATGGAAAAATATAATAAATATTACACTAAAAAAATTTTCCATAATAACTTTTCATGATGCTATGAATAATTATGGTACAGATAAACCTGATTTAAGAAATCCATTAAAATTAATAGATTTAACAAATCTATTTATTAAAAAAAATAATAAAATTAATAATATTTTTAATAGAATAGTATCAATTTGTGTTGAGAATAAATATATTAAAAATATAAATAATGAAATATTAAATAATTATAAATTATATATTAATAAATATGGTACTAATGATCTTAATATTTTAAAAGTAAAAAATCATAATTTAATTAATTTTTTAAATAAAAATAATCAATCAAAATTTTTAATAAATGATCAAATGTCAAAAAATATTATTTTACGTAATCAAGCTAATAATAATGATTTAATCTTTTTAGGAACAGAAAAAATTAATGGAACATTAAGTTCTATGGGTATTTTAAGAGAAAAATTGTCTATAGATTTTAATCTAATAAAAAAAAATACATGGTTTCCATTATGGATTATTAATTTTCCTTTATTTAAAAAAGATAAGATAGGAAAACTTATTCCAATGCATCATCCTTTTACATCTCCAATAAAATTTAATATAAATGATTTAAAAAATAATCCAGAGAATATTATATCTGATTCATATGATATAGTAATTAATGGATATGAAATTGGTAGTGGATCAGGAAGAATATATGATTATAAAATACAGCAGATAATATTTGATATTTTAAAAATAAATAGACAAATACAAGAAAAAGATTTTGGTTTTTTTTTAGAAGCTTTAAAATTTGGTACACCTCCACATAGAGGTATTGCATTAGGATTAGATCGATTAGTTATGTTACTTTCAAATACAAATAATATTCGTGATGTAATTGCTTTTCCTAAAACTACTTCTGGAGCATGTTTAATGACTCAATCTCCTAATTTTATTAATAAAAATATTTTAAAAGAATTAGGATTATTATGTATAACAGATAAATAA
- a CDS encoding MalY/PatB family protein — MIKKKYNFDKFIDRSNSDSLKWNKYNKNIIPLWIADSDFSCPPYILKALKERINHGILGYGIFPKNLSNIIIERLWKNYKWKINPEWIIYINGVVCGLHLTIRTFTTNKNSIIIPIPIYPPFIYATNLAKRFTKYIKLIQINNRLVIDYNYLNRNMNGNEKLIMLCNPHNPVGTSYKYHELEKILEFVKKYNLIVCSDEIHCDLILEKHIQHIPFASLNNDAAQCTITLMSPSKSFNISGLNFAIAIIPNKKLRDKFNLFKQGINPNIDILSCIAAESAWKNGNDWLNNQIEYLKINRDLLFYTINKLPYVSMLKPEATYLGWINCSQMKISNPTLFFEKYGIGLSSGKDFGDENFIRFNFACTHDILKKALKRIEYAINQL, encoded by the coding sequence ATGATAAAAAAAAAATATAATTTTGATAAATTTATTGATAGATCAAATAGTGACAGTTTAAAATGGAATAAATATAATAAAAATATTATTCCTTTATGGATAGCTGATAGTGATTTTTCTTGTCCACCATATATATTAAAAGCATTAAAAGAAAGAATTAACCATGGTATTCTAGGATATGGAATTTTTCCAAAAAATTTATCAAATATTATTATTGAAAGATTATGGAAAAATTATAAATGGAAAATTAATCCTGAATGGATTATATATATTAATGGAGTTGTTTGTGGATTACATTTAACTATAAGAACTTTTACTACTAATAAAAATTCTATAATCATCCCTATTCCTATATATCCTCCATTTATATATGCAACTAATTTAGCTAAAAGATTTACAAAATATATAAAATTAATACAAATAAATAATAGATTAGTTATAGATTATAATTATTTAAATAGAAATATGAATGGTAATGAAAAATTAATAATGTTATGTAATCCACATAATCCAGTAGGAACATCGTATAAATATCATGAATTAGAAAAAATTTTAGAATTTGTTAAAAAATATAATTTAATTGTTTGTTCTGATGAAATACATTGTGATTTAATTTTAGAAAAACATATACAACATATACCATTTGCATCTCTTAATAATGATGCTGCACAATGTACTATAACTCTTATGTCTCCATCTAAATCATTTAATATATCAGGATTAAATTTTGCAATAGCTATTATTCCTAATAAAAAATTACGTGATAAATTTAATTTATTTAAACAAGGAATTAATCCTAATATAGATATATTATCATGTATTGCAGCAGAATCTGCATGGAAAAATGGTAATGATTGGTTAAATAACCAAATTGAATATTTAAAAATTAATCGTGATCTTTTATTTTATACAATAAATAAACTTCCTTATGTAAGTATGTTAAAACCAGAAGCTACATATCTTGGTTGGATTAATTGCTCTCAAATGAAAATTTCAAATCCAACATTATTTTTTGAAAAATATGGTATAGGATTATCTTCAGGAAAAGATTTTGGAGATGAAAATTTTATTAGGTTTAATTTTGCTTGTACTCATGATATATTAAAAAAGGCGTTAAAAAGAATAGAATATGCAATTAATCAATTATAA